One Dysidea avara chromosome 7, odDysAvar1.4, whole genome shotgun sequence genomic region harbors:
- the LOC136259693 gene encoding uncharacterized protein: protein MNEYEDVHDWVPPSNDTPQHKAEDDSQDYCVIVSKPPPVLPRTSIKKVGPIPLPKTRRRSLMKSQSLTDEESPTSSSKVRTSSLSTPSTKHKPPIPTPLKADVKAISRPPPPAPPPAYIYTVPLEEITDDSSDVLQSVCKVTSKPYSLETFCKEFQFPQLVRVCTGHLGATEEHTMSEGEELVLFFVKTSQVVIASSERGSEFYHIPLNSSLQFAPHQYKSVDLTLHYKTVDDVLNSFKKDELPKVMRVCKSYKGKSDESSVQTGELIFPGKVSSKKFKTVLECLNNDRQVKRLELTCAGDFSINPGDVKMYLEDFVHFIKEVPISVKVFNDKIANKKSFCIDTGTVLTLKEPKPLQSYICTTDVFGKMDYPLMDLPMSMPIEVECIQHDNFDMSAIFSKTQRTYENFRPSLIQKSMFPSQSTSELIAQQQLYEEVLKDDGTLHIYSLEKPNIIYDQIPAHLTTSETDGIENERYSSLHPIAQPGPPLPPRDELVKYESPYHVSDPLPELPTMSTDSREDDCTLLTAASDVSNSTQSTPAQPSPSAANTINASPSVHSNMSDISTSSNLEDNISYLKSYTLADMLQLLENMNLGEYKKSFGEQQIDGEIFVCLEKSDLEDLGVTKSIHQKRLIKLIDGTVSAKKYEGGAYETLKTMQTLA, encoded by the coding sequence ATGAATGAATATGAAGATGTACATGACTGGGTTCCACCATCTAATGACACACCACAGCATAAGGCTGAAGATGATTCACAAGACTACTGTGTTATTGTAAGTAAACCTCCACCAGTGTTACCACGCACATCAATTAAAAAAGTTGGTCCTATTCCACTACCCAAAACGAGGAGGAGATCACTAATGAAAAGTCAATCACTAACTGATGAGGAGAGTCCAACTTCCTCATCAAAAGTTCGAACATCTTCCTTGTCAACACCTTCCACAAAGCATAAACCTCCAATACCGACACCTTTAAAGGCAGACGTTAAAGCAATCTCACGTCCTCCCCCTCCTGCACCTCCTCCTGCCTACATCTACACTGTTCCACTAGAAGAGATAACTGATGATAGTAGTGATGTGCTGCAAAGTGTTTGCAAAGTGACCTCAAAGCCGTACAGTTTGGAAACATTTTGTAAGGAGTTTCAGTTTCCCCAGttagtgcgtgtgtgtactgGTCACTTGGGAGCAACTGAGGAGCACACCATGTCTGAGGGTGAAGAGTTGGTACTCTTCTTTGTGAAAACATCACAAGTTGTTATCGCTTCATCTGAAAGAGGTTCAGAGTTTTACCACATTCCGTTGAACTCTTCTCTTCAATTTGCTCCTCATCAATACAAGTCTGTAGACTTGACACttcactataaaacagttgatgACGTGCTTAATAGCTTTAAGAAAGATGAGTTACCCAAAGTGATGCGAGTGTGCAAGTCTTACAAAGGAAAATCTGATGAATCATCTGTACAAACTGGTGAATTGATATTTCCTGGAAAAGTGTCAAgtaaaaaatttaaaactgtACTGGAATGTCTCAACAATGACAGACAGGTTAAAAGGTTGGAGCTTACTTGTGCAGGTGATTTTTCTATTAATCCTGGTGATGTTAAAATGTACCTTGAAGATTTTGTTCACTTTATCAAAGAAGTTCCGATTTCTGTAAAAGTTTTCAATGACAAAATAGCAAACAAGAAGTCATTCTGCATAGATACTGGGACAGTTCTCACTCTGAAAGAACCTAAGCCACTACAGAGTTACATCTGTACCACTGATGtgtttggaaaaatggactatCCTTTAATGGATCTACCCATGTCAATGCCCATTGAAGTCGAGTGCATACAACACGACAACTTTGACATGTCTGCCATCTTTAGTAAGACTCAGCGTACATATGAAAATTTTAGGCCatctttaatccaaaaaagcATGTTCCCAAGTCAAAGTACAAGCGAGCTCATTGCCCAGCAGCAGCTCTATGAAGAGGTTCTGAAGGATGATGGTACCTTACATATTTATAGCCTGGAAAAGCCTAATATTATTTATGACCAGATTCCTGCACACTTGACCACCAGTGAAACAGATGGCATTGAGAATGAGCGTTATTCATCACTCCATCCTATAGCTCAACCAGGACCACCACTTCCTCCTAGAGATGAACTTGTTAAATATGAAAGTCCTTATCATGTTTCCGATCCACTTCCTGAACTGCCCACAATGTCCACAGACTCAAGGGAGGATGATTGTACATTGTTAACTGCTGCATCTGATGTCTCAAATTCGACCCAATCAACTCCTGCACAGCCTTCACCTTCTGCAGCTAATACCATCAATGCAAGTCCTTCAGTCCATAGCAATATGTCTGACATTTCTACTTCCTCCAATCTGGAAGATAATATTTCTTACTTAAAGTCTTACACTTTGGCTGACATGCTTCAGCTGTTGGAAAACATGAATCTTGGAGAGTATAAGAAAAGCTTTGGGGAGCAGCAAATCGATGGAGAAATATTTGTTTGCCTGGAAAAATCCGACTTAGAAGACTTAGGTGTGACCAAAAGTATTCACCAAAAACGATTGATTAAACTGATTGATGGCACTGTTTCAGCTAAGAAATATGAGGGCGGTGCCTACGAAACACTGAAAACAATGCAGACTTTAGCATAA
- the LOC136259697 gene encoding uncharacterized protein has product MEKDKNSTSKPPVSPRIKPRLSRSKTPSPPVRPRTRFSSFKSSTNASPLLQARRRSLPPSSVEDKPPVPSCNNTGDNDQSYYMPQEPAIIVSDSYNLTEFHKNFEFPQMVRVTHGNLGVIEENTISAGQELIFFFVKTSTVVVATSEKTPEFYHIPLNSCLQFAPYQYKSPESIHYETIDDVLKGSKKHGLPKAMRVRKSYKGKSDESSVIAGELIFPKKVSSRMFGKSILECFNSDKKMLKLELSCAGDFSIDPNDVKMYLLELTNCIKDFPLLVKVFNDNVNTKLSYINSGMTFTLEEPGPLQSYICTADLFGKNDYPLMELPVSLPIRVQRIQYPGFNMGAILTKTQHTYENFTPSLVKRSVFAIENHYELATQQQLYEAVQNGTSSQIYTLKKPNIIYDHKADTTDNPYSLPSESPYDYPAGCSPSLEFTVKPFFTSIHRDKQGTWPRCHPRETPRPPLPRTPPPSRRKSLSSEPAPLTSPDENRTYLRSLNVNDVLRLLDKMNLGQYKGTFQKKKIDGKAMLSYTTSDLEELGVSNTVQQKRLIEVITGKASYRLK; this is encoded by the coding sequence ATGGAGAAAGACAAGAATAGTACCTCAAAACCTCCAGTATCACCACGAATAAAGCCAAGATTAAGCAGAAGCAAAACACCGTCTCCACCCGTACGTCCTAGAACTAGGTTTTCATCCTTCAAGAGTTCAACAAATGCATCGCCACTGCTGCAGGCTCGGAGAAGATCTCTTCCACCAAGTAGCGTTGAAGACAAGCCACCAGTTCCATCTTGCAATAACACAGGTGACAATGATCAAAGCTACTACATGCCACAAGAGCCTGCCATCATAGTGTCTGACTCATACAATTTGACAGAGTTTCATAAAAACTTTGAGTTTCCACAAATGGTACGTGTAACCCACGGAAATTTAGGAGTCATAGAAGAGAACACCATTTCTGCAGGTCAAGAATTGATCTTCTTTTTTGTGAAGACATCAACAGTTGTTGTAGCTACATCAGAGAAGACTCCAGAGTTTTATCATATTCCATTGAATTCTTGTCTGCAGTTTGCTCCTTACCAGTACAAGTCGCCAGAATCAATTCATTATGAAACAATTGATGATGTGCTTAAAGGTTCCAAGAAACATGGCTTACCTAAAGCAATGAGAGTGCGCAAATCTTACAAAGGTAAATCTGACGAATCATCTGTAATAGCTGGTGAACTGATTTTTCCCAAGAAAGTATCCAGCAGAATGTTTGGCAAGTCTATATTGGAGTGCTTCAATAGTGacaaaaaaatgttgaaattggAGCTTTCTTGTGCTGGTGACTTTTCCATTGATCCGAATGATGTGAAAATGTACCTCTTGGAGCTCACAAATTGCATCAAAGATTTTCCACTCTTAGTGAAGGTTTTCAATGACAATGTAAACACCAAGTTGTCCTATATAAACAGCGGAATGACTTTCACTCTTGAAGAACCTGGGCCTCTGCAGAGTTACATTTGTACTGCTGACTTATTTGGAAAAAATGACTATCCATTAATGGAATTACCAGTGTCACTACCCATCAGAGTTCAAAGAATACAGTACCCTGGTTTCAACATGGGTGCAATCCTCACTAAGACTCAACACACATACGAGAATTTCACACCATCACTGGTCAAAAGAAGTGTCTTTGCTATTGAAAACCACTATGAGCTGGCTACCCAACAACAGCTCTATGAAGCAGTCCAAAATGGCACATCATCACAAATTTATACATTGAAGAAACCAAACATTATTTATGATCACAAAGCTGACACTACCGATAATCCTTACTCACTGCCTTCAGAATCACCATATGATTACCCTGCAGGGTGTTCACCTAGCCTAGAATTCACAGTAAAGCCATTTTTTACATCAATCCACAGAGACAAGCAGGGTACGTGGCCCAGATGTCATCCTAGAGAAACCCCACGTCCACCTCTCCCCAGAACACCTCCTCCATCACGCCGCAAATCACTGAGCTCTGAACCAGCTCCTCTTACTTCGCCAGATGAAAACAGAACCTACCTGCGATCCCTCAATGTCAATGACGTACTCCGACTACTCGATAAGATGAATCTTGGACAATACAAGGGCACTTTTCAGAAAAAAAAGATTGATGGAAAAGCCATGTTGTCGTACACTACATCTGACCTAGAAGAACTTGGAGTAAGCAACACTGTGCAGCAGAAACGGCTAATAGAAGTTATCACTGGAAAAGCATCTTATAGACTTAAGTAA